In Pyrus communis chromosome 11, drPyrComm1.1, whole genome shotgun sequence, the sequence tttcttttattatggaatcataattttttattctataTTCTTCTCCAAGGTTTGGTTCTCCTCTTTTGCAAAACCtgtattttctttcctcttccgCCGCCCACTCCctctctctgtctttctctGCCATATCCTAAGGAAGGCTGGGTCGCCGACAAATTCCACTCCTTTATCGAAGACCACCACCGCAGCAACACCAATTGCAATCCTTTGAACACAATCCGTGCTCTCTCGAATGAGATTTGGGAGAAGTCGTGGGAGAGTTCCCTTCGTGTTAAAAGTTTCGTCGACAACATTATTGCCCACAACTACCACCACTTGGTTGTCTTCCACTCGCCGCCCTTGTTTTGGAGCTTTCAACATGTCTTCAGCTTCTTCTGGGTCCAACCCAAATGGCCATTCATCTTCACTCGTGGAAGATGGATGAACTCCGATTTCAGGACTTGTCGTTGGTGTTAGCGGCGAAGGCATTGAGGCTTTCCCTTTGAGATTTTGGGTGTCAAGCAGAAGGGTGCAAATCTAGCATTCTTTATGTAACCAGATTTTGACAAAGCCCAGAAATGTGACGAATCTTCTGCTGCTCCTATCCCAGAAATCCGAAGAAGCTCAGAGTCAGAAAGGACGGAAAAGagactaggggtgggcacggtccGATTTGATTCAGTTTCTCTCTCAAACTGGAACCAAACTGGCTATTCTTGACAGTTCTAGTGCGGTTCAGTTCTACCTAAAATAATCATTAAAACCCTGTGGTTCGGCGTGTTAACGGTTCCGGTTCGGTTTCATCGGTTTCCGGTTTCAAATCGATTTCTTACAAATCCTTCCCTTCAAGATCAAACCcattttttcaaccaaaaatcaatgaggagaaggagagagaatggGTGTGGAGTCGACAATGAAAGAAACGGGAAGAAGAGGATGAGAAGACAAGGACGATAAGACGAAAAAGACTAGAAGATGAAGCTAAGTGTGGagcaagaaaagaaaggaacgGGAGAGGACGAGAAGACAAAGGCTGGGTGTGAATTCGAGAATTGATGAATAAGAGAGAGAAGGTTGAAGGTGAGAGTCTGAGAGAGGAATGTGCAGTTCACCTTGAGTGTGGAGCAATAATGAGAAATGAAGATTGAGAGCTAGGGTATTTTATGTAATTGTATGGATTGGGCTTTTGAATTAATAAGATGAGTGTAATAGAAATGATTTGGGCTTAAGAAAAACAAGATAGACTTGGACTTGGCAAAGTAGTGGGTAAATAAGATTGGGCCTAATATGCAATAAAACCCATATAAATATATCCTCAatgttcggttcggtttgaaCTGATTTTCCAAAGCCTAAAATCGAGCCGAAACCGATTCAAAATAGTTCGGTCCGGCTCTCAATCAAAGGTTGATCGATTTTGGTCAACACGATTTTTTTCACTCGATTCGATTCGGTTTCCCGATTTTCCGATTTTTATGCTCACCCCTAAAAAAGACGTGGCGGAGTCAACGATGAAATCGACGAGTATaatgtataatttatttaattgctaaAGGCCATTTTGggtaaaatttcattaaaagcCTCAGCACCTCTTGCGAAATTGACTTGCACAAAAGCTGGACAAgcaaaaaaaactaatttttcaaaactgggttttgcagctttatgtttttagctttttttttacccaaaaaaaagctgaagttaAATGtttacaaaacataaaaaagctccTAGCTTTCTtttactgaaaatatgactttagcccttgatatttaattttcttcacaTAAAACCCGTCATAAGTTTTTTACTCAAATAAAACCCATTAACTAGATTCCAcatcagcaaattcattaattatatttgactttacacatttaaaaaatttcaatgccCAAAACACCCCTATTTAAATGTTTGATGTACACAATTAGTTCCATATTGATTGTAAgagagaattaatgattttacaaaaataataaataataaatttattgcctaatatataataacaacaaaacatgcctaatatatgtaataatacatgcttAGTTAAGTCAACAAATTATCTTTTTACATATAAAGGTAGGAAAATTATTTCACGCACATATatataacacaaaaaaaaaaaaaaaaaaaaaaaaaaaaaaaaaaaaaaaaaaaaaaaacacacctgGTATACgtaataatttacctacataataaagcaaacccaatatatgcaaaataatgtacctacgtaaaaaaaaatattattattttattcaatactaTTTTACCTATTCTTTTGTAcacataaatttacatatatatagattaattagtataatatatttgaTCATATATGTAGTACtgtgcatataaatatatatatatatatatatatatatatatatatatatatatatatatatatttgaacgtATAGTAGTACTGTATATATAggtaaactatatatatatatatattgagcttatggtagtactatatacatttgaacgtatatgtgtgtgtgtgtgtgttagagGTAATAATATgcaataaattatttattcattgtaattaaggtgagtaataatatttattgatttattttgaatattgtggtacaagttgtaaatattttgtattaataggTCAATTACTTTCCTACATGACAATCAcctttaaatttgggttttatttgaacGTTTATAATTAGGTGGATTTTTATATAGGAAATAAGAATTGCAACGGTCTATATGTAAAGAgcccttttttttatatccactTTTTTCAAATGcatctcagtaccaaactagggctAAATTAGAATATGGTTGTAAGTTAAAATTTCCTAGCGAGCTCCTAAACTAACTTTccgtttttagctttttagctaaaatttaaCTCGAAATAGAGTCATTAGACATGCCAAGCTTCCATTTCTATGGAAGGGTAGTTTGAAAAAGAACTCATTCATACTACACTCCCATTATCCCATATGACCCGTTGTCGTGTGTATCGTTCCGGCTTCTGTCCATAGTTTCACCATCTCTTGTGTCCTTGCTTCCAATGACGCTACTGGCACCCTTACCGGGGTTTAAGATTCCTCCTATACGGCTGTCTGAAGCAGCAGCCTGAACCGCTTCTATATACAGCACTTTCACCAAATTCTTGAACCGCCGTCTGAAAGTTGGTATCCTCGACATAGATGCTACAAGCCCCTGCAATCTGATACGAAAAGAGCTTGTCAAAGTTTTATTTGCTTTTGAGGTAGCGtacaactaaagaaaacaagCACCAACTTGATCATGTGCACGAGAATGATCAACGTTAATGACATGATGATCTGAATATCTAACACAATCGAGGCTAGAGCAATTTACATAATGAAATGAATGTGCGCACCTCCTAAATATGGCTTGCAACTGCGCCCGTCTGACATGGTCTCCGGATGGAAACTCTGTATCGTCCCACTCCTCGGGTGTTTCATTTCTGGATTTCATAAACACGTTTCTGAGACTCATTTCCTCATTCGCTTCCAATTGGAGATTCTTTAGTTGCTCTTTCATGACCAACAAAGGTCCGATGAACCACTCAAACACTTTGTCCCTCGGTCCATTTGCCTTCGTCAACTCTACATCATCAGCTATGGGATTCAAATTAGAATTAACTATGATTAAGCTCATGGTAACACATATCAATTAAGCAAAGAGTAAAAAGATCTAAGTCAGATAACATACATATGACCAACCCAGACGAGTTCGACTTCGCTGATGCAAGAAGACATTCCATCACAGACCAAGCAGGTAGTTTGATCCCCAACTTCTTACAATTTCCTTTTAGAAGGCATTCTTCTATGTCCTTAACATCTATCAGACCGTCACGGAGGAGTATCCGGCCGTTAATCTCACAGGATTTAAACAGCCAGCCCCACACCTTTGacaataacaaaaatattttgtcaCATAAAAATGACAGATACACTCGAGTCCATGTtgattatatttgtattttggCAACTCCTTACGTGGATTGGTTTATAACGTTGAATTGCCTGCTTCCATGTTCTTGATCGTTGTGAGACAAGTTTTGATTTATATGAGCCTTCACCACCATTCTCCAAATCATTTTTCTCGTTGTTACCATACTTTTTCCCCTCCGGGCGAGAACTCATATTTCTACGGTATATTGGCCTAGCTGTCACAGGGATGTCTCATGATCAAATTAAAAGACTTTAAGCTGTAATGGCCTAATGGAAAGTAAAATTCCCTATTTTTGGACAAAACATTTCACTAGGGCAATCATTCATATAAAGTCTACAAGAAGGACGGGGATCCCTGACGTACCTTGGAAAGCAAGACCCTACCCTCAAATAGAGTAGTTCGTTCACGTATTCATCAAACAGTGAAACCACAGAAATTATGAAAGCAAGTCCAAGGTGGATCGAGTCTTCCTGAAAAATCACACATCATATTAAGGAAACCTTCTTTCCTACGAAAAATGAACCTATCCACATACTAAGAAGTTCCAATAGTATGCCCAAACACAACAAAAT encodes:
- the LOC137709133 gene encoding uncharacterized membrane protein At3g27390, with the protein product MEVPVDFVGKLWSFVSFLPFFFLLLILGFVKATIIGPVAAGIIVIGNLSVIAGLWIAHFIWTYYCVAKSNRLGLVLKILVLLLLPLPLVLWPVLGVVGSVLGGIGYGFFAPLLATFEAVGENITDKFYHCFVDGSWSTIKGSFVVVQDLTDFCIHSYFSFMDELIEQIPADEKPLDIELLKLPASLLVSLIGVPVDVPLITMVAIWKSPYMLFRGWKRLFEDLIGREGPFLETVCVPFAGLAIILWPLAVVGAVVASFISSFFLGLYSGAIAYQEDSIHLGLAFIISVVSLFDEYVNELLYLRVGSCFPRPIYRRNMSSRPEGKKYGNNEKNDLENGGEGSYKSKLVSQRSRTWKQAIQRYKPIHVWGWLFKSCEINGRILLRDGLIDVKDIEECLLKGNCKKLGIKLPAWSVMECLLASAKSNSSGLVISDDVELTKANGPRDKVFEWFIGPLLVMKEQLKNLQLEANEEMSLRNVFMKSRNETPEEWDDTEFPSGDHVRRAQLQAIFRRLQGLVASMSRIPTFRRRFKNLVKVLYIEAVQAAASDSRIGGILNPGKGASSVIGSKDTRDGETMDRSRNDTHDNGSYGIMGV